The following are encoded in a window of Novosphingobium sp. THN1 genomic DNA:
- a CDS encoding NTP transferase domain-containing protein encodes MDALIIAAGFGSRLAELSPSKPLTPVAGVPLIEIGVRQAMQAGVTRVVVVTGHQAELLEGFLADLSMRAGVEIVPVRLTNWSTPNGHSVMAGATRCDGNYLLMMADHMFDADILERLIHEHRPDCAVTLAVDRRIDNPLVDPEDATWVKMDDDGMITAIGKTIAPYDAVDCGAFLATPDLAKAIHEAIAEGKPGSLSDGMQRLADAGRAGTMDIEDAWWMDVDDPRAHALAEELAPWHLARTFADIGVPAGE; translated from the coding sequence ATGGATGCGCTGATCATCGCTGCCGGTTTCGGCAGCCGCCTTGCCGAACTATCACCGTCGAAGCCGCTGACGCCGGTTGCGGGCGTGCCGCTGATCGAAATCGGCGTGCGGCAGGCCATGCAGGCCGGTGTCACGCGCGTCGTCGTGGTGACCGGCCATCAGGCCGAACTGCTCGAAGGTTTCCTGGCCGATCTTTCGATGCGCGCCGGGGTCGAGATCGTACCGGTGCGGCTGACCAACTGGTCGACGCCCAACGGCCATTCGGTGATGGCCGGAGCCACGCGCTGCGACGGCAACTATCTGCTGATGATGGCCGACCACATGTTCGATGCCGACATTCTGGAGCGGCTGATCCACGAACACCGGCCGGACTGCGCCGTGACGCTGGCGGTTGACCGTCGCATCGACAACCCGCTGGTCGATCCCGAGGACGCGACGTGGGTGAAGATGGACGACGATGGCATGATCACCGCCATCGGCAAGACCATCGCGCCCTATGACGCGGTCGATTGCGGCGCGTTTCTGGCCACGCCGGATCTGGCCAAGGCAATCCACGAAGCGATTGCCGAAGGCAAGCCCGGCAGCCTTTCGGACGGCATGCAGCGCCTTGCCGATGCGGGCCGTGCGGGCACGATGGACATCGAGGATGCCTGGTGGATGGACGTCGACGATCCGCGCGCCCATGCGCTGGCGGAAGAGCTGGCGCCGTGGCACCTCGCGCGCACCTTCGCGGATATCGGCGTGCCGGCGGGCGAGTGA
- a CDS encoding inositol-3-phosphate synthase produces MKPIKVAMIGVGNCASSLVQGVAYYRSNNSSQGLIHDRIGGYGAGDVDFVLGIDVDARKVGKDIAEAIFAAPNNTTVFQPNVPTTGGKVIMGRVSDGVAAHMTSVGEKGFIVADEPEATQADIVKALKDSGAEVLLNFLPVGSQEATEFYMECALEAGVAVVNCMPVFIASTPEWEAKFREKRIPIVGDDIKAQVGATIVHRVLSSLFAARGVNVERTYQLNTGGNTDFMNMLDRQRLGSKKESKTEAVQAMLATRLEDENIHVGPSDYVPWQKDNKLCFIRMEGQQWGNVPMNLELRLSVEDSPNSAACVMDAIRCCKVALDRGEGGALIGPSAYFCKHPPQQFNDDVAAQMVDEYASVEKLAAE; encoded by the coding sequence ATGAAGCCAATCAAGGTCGCCATGATCGGCGTGGGCAACTGCGCTAGCTCGCTGGTGCAGGGTGTAGCCTACTATCGCAGCAACAACTCGTCGCAGGGCCTCATCCACGACCGCATTGGCGGCTATGGCGCCGGTGACGTGGACTTCGTGCTCGGCATCGACGTCGACGCGCGCAAGGTCGGCAAGGACATTGCCGAAGCCATCTTCGCTGCTCCGAACAACACCACCGTGTTCCAGCCCAACGTGCCGACCACTGGCGGCAAGGTGATCATGGGTCGCGTGTCGGACGGCGTTGCCGCGCACATGACCTCGGTTGGCGAAAAGGGCTTCATCGTCGCTGACGAGCCCGAAGCCACCCAGGCCGACATCGTCAAGGCCCTGAAGGACTCGGGCGCCGAAGTTCTCCTGAACTTCCTCCCCGTCGGTTCGCAGGAAGCCACCGAATTCTACATGGAATGCGCGCTTGAAGCCGGCGTTGCCGTCGTCAACTGCATGCCCGTGTTCATCGCTTCGACCCCGGAATGGGAAGCGAAGTTCCGCGAAAAGCGCATCCCGATCGTCGGCGACGACATCAAGGCGCAGGTCGGTGCAACGATCGTTCACCGCGTGCTGTCGAGCCTGTTCGCTGCCCGCGGCGTCAACGTCGAGCGCACCTACCAGCTCAACACCGGTGGCAACACCGACTTCATGAACATGCTCGACCGCCAGCGTCTGGGCAGCAAGAAGGAATCGAAGACCGAGGCCGTGCAGGCAATGCTCGCCACGCGTCTCGAGGACGAGAACATCCACGTCGGTCCTTCGGACTATGTTCCGTGGCAGAAGGACAACAAGCTGTGCTTCATCCGCATGGAAGGCCAGCAGTGGGGCAACGTTCCGATGAACCTGGAACTGCGCCTGTCGGTTGAAGACAGCCCGAACTCGGCCGCTTGCGTGATGGACGCGATCCGTTGCTGCAAGGTCGCGCTTGACCGTGGCGAAGGTGGTGCGCTGATCGGCCCGTCGGCCTACTTCTGCAAGCACCCGCCGCAGCAGTTCAACGACGACGTCGCCGCCCAGATGGTTGACGAGTACGCTTCGGTGGAGAAGCTCGCCGCTGAATAA
- a CDS encoding HAD family hydrolase, with the protein MIQEPDVRVLVFDLDGTLVPTMEDYADRAAQLMEESFGTPFAEARRSYFATSGLPFEKQLRQLYPGQDTDPVAQRFEDWKDGYLTGIAIAADTAALLQQWRDSGLLVVISSNNLEHYVERLARDWPVDCALGYRAPSAGDAGFAKGEPHFTAIEARFGIDRSAFLFTGDSPNDAHIAAAAGVRFRALLTDAFGPEDFERAVPGTRTLTSLAELGDHIATVADAVTSL; encoded by the coding sequence GTGATTCAGGAGCCTGACGTCCGCGTTCTGGTCTTCGATCTCGACGGTACGCTGGTGCCGACGATGGAGGACTACGCCGACCGTGCGGCGCAATTGATGGAAGAATCCTTCGGCACGCCCTTTGCCGAGGCCCGCCGCTCCTATTTCGCAACTTCGGGCCTGCCGTTCGAAAAGCAGTTGCGCCAGCTTTACCCCGGGCAGGATACCGACCCGGTCGCACAACGATTCGAGGATTGGAAGGACGGCTACCTCACCGGGATTGCCATTGCCGCAGACACCGCCGCGCTGCTGCAACAGTGGCGTGATTCCGGCCTGCTCGTGGTCATCTCCTCGAACAATCTTGAACACTATGTCGAGCGCCTGGCCCGCGATTGGCCGGTCGACTGCGCCTTGGGATACCGCGCGCCGTCGGCAGGCGATGCCGGCTTTGCCAAGGGCGAGCCGCACTTCACGGCAATCGAGGCACGCTTCGGAATCGACCGGTCCGCGTTTCTGTTCACCGGAGATTCACCGAACGACGCCCACATCGCGGCCGCCGCAGGGGTGCGTTTTCGTGCCCTACTGACCGATGCCTTCGGCCCCGAAGACTTCGAACGGGCGGTTCCGGGCACCCGGACCCTGACCAGCCTGGCCGAGCTTGGTGACCATATTGCAACGGTTGCCGACGCTGTTACCAGCTTGTGA
- a CDS encoding NTP transferase domain-containing protein, producing MKGVILAAGRGSRLGDATESLPKPLMAVASRTCLDFAIEALLAVADDVIVVTGYRAQLIEDHIAAEWGNAPVRTVRNTQLEAGNLTSLGAARALIGDAPFVLTNADHLFPSDMYTRHFTTAAGGATVAVACERERPVLPDEMKVIEKDGALQAISKTLPKYDGAYIGTTFVREAARDAYWAAFERVRETKDLATASVEMVLHELAQDVATAPQVRWLSGLKWFEVDTPEDLAVARESLTA from the coding sequence ATGAAAGGTGTTATCCTTGCTGCGGGCCGTGGCAGTCGGCTCGGCGATGCGACCGAGTCCCTGCCCAAGCCGCTGATGGCGGTCGCCTCGCGCACCTGTCTCGATTTCGCGATCGAAGCCCTGCTGGCGGTGGCTGACGACGTCATCGTGGTGACCGGCTATCGCGCGCAGCTGATCGAGGATCACATCGCGGCCGAGTGGGGGAACGCCCCGGTGCGGACTGTGCGCAATACGCAGCTGGAGGCCGGGAACCTGACCTCGCTGGGTGCGGCGCGGGCGCTGATCGGGGATGCGCCCTTCGTGCTGACCAACGCCGACCACCTCTTTCCGTCCGACATGTACACCCGTCACTTCACCACCGCAGCCGGCGGCGCGACAGTGGCTGTCGCCTGCGAGCGTGAACGGCCGGTCCTGCCCGACGAGATGAAGGTCATCGAGAAGGACGGCGCGCTGCAGGCCATTTCCAAGACCCTGCCCAAGTACGACGGCGCCTATATCGGCACGACCTTTGTGCGCGAGGCAGCGCGCGACGCATATTGGGCCGCGTTCGAGCGGGTGCGTGAGACCAAGGACCTGGCCACCGCCTCGGTCGAGATGGTGCTGCACGAACTGGCGCAGGACGTGGCGACCGCGCCGCAGGTGCGCTGGCTTTCGGGACTCAAGTGGTTCGAGGTCGACACGCCCGAGGATCTGGCGGTCGCGCGCGAAAGCCTGACTGCGTGA
- a CDS encoding CDP-alcohol phosphatidyltransferase family protein — translation MNTPFSVAIPASPYLRRRIGGISGVARAVILADLTGASEIVILADSPVPEDWQRSFAMRARPLPQVTCVAASTPLPPGTALLPADAQPTKAALEALREDPALVLVRGDPRLIRGETDHATVLALLRATLKPTEGPVGRWINRPISFRMSALAMKLGLGPDPITWFTLALAMVMAVILGQGGVEWLALGGFLFQAVSVTDCVDGDIARVSWAMSRRGALLDTACDMVANLGFVIGLMTGVIRTYGPEYGWIALACVVLLVCGIVAMSILVRIGPKRGSFDVLRAALERRLEGRPVLQSVTLTLERLFKRDVYVLVACVFCLLGLAWVLPGMLLGGLCIWLGAVAWCAPLIAADSEGLLLPPHMRQL, via the coding sequence TTGAATACCCCGTTTTCCGTCGCGATTCCGGCAAGTCCCTACCTGCGCCGCCGCATCGGTGGCATCAGTGGCGTGGCGCGAGCGGTGATTCTTGCCGATCTCACCGGCGCCAGCGAAATCGTGATTCTCGCCGATTCCCCGGTTCCCGAGGACTGGCAGCGCAGCTTTGCGATGCGCGCACGCCCCTTGCCGCAAGTCACCTGCGTCGCTGCCTCGACGCCGCTGCCTCCCGGCACCGCGCTGCTGCCAGCCGATGCGCAGCCCACCAAGGCCGCGCTCGAAGCCCTGCGCGAGGATCCGGCGCTGGTCCTGGTCCGCGGCGATCCACGCCTGATTCGCGGCGAGACCGACCATGCCACCGTCCTGGCACTGCTGCGCGCAACACTGAAGCCCACCGAGGGACCGGTTGGTCGCTGGATCAACCGGCCGATCTCGTTCCGCATGTCGGCGCTGGCAATGAAGCTCGGCCTTGGTCCCGATCCCATCACCTGGTTCACCCTCGCGCTGGCGATGGTGATGGCGGTCATACTGGGACAGGGCGGCGTCGAATGGCTGGCGCTGGGCGGTTTCCTGTTCCAGGCGGTCTCCGTCACCGATTGCGTCGATGGCGACATTGCCCGCGTTTCATGGGCGATGAGCCGGCGCGGCGCGCTGCTCGATACCGCATGCGACATGGTGGCCAACCTCGGCTTCGTGATCGGCCTGATGACCGGGGTGATCCGCACTTATGGCCCGGAATATGGCTGGATTGCGCTGGCCTGCGTGGTGCTGCTGGTCTGCGGCATCGTTGCCATGAGCATCCTTGTCCGCATCGGCCCCAAGCGCGGCAGCTTCGACGTTCTGCGCGCCGCGCTGGAACGCAGGCTGGAGGGGCGCCCCGTCCTGCAGAGCGTCACGCTGACGCTGGAGCGCCTGTTCAAGCGCGACGTCTATGTGCTTGTCGCCTGCGTGTTCTGCCTGCTCGGTCTTGCCTGGGTGCTGCCGGGAATGCTGCTTGGCGGGCTGTGCATCTGGCTTGGCGCAGTGGCCTGGTGCGCGCCGCTGATCGCCGCCGACAGCGAGGGCCTGCTGCTGCCGCCACACATGCGCCAGCTCTGA
- a CDS encoding CDP-alcohol phosphatidyltransferase family protein: MNAGNRTGAIERPKRPRELQDGLNYHLYHPLAWRLARLLAHTPLTPNMVSVFGGLLVVAAGVVYFNMDSTGGTWALGWPMGAMLGMALHMSWHVVDGADGDLARITGRTSPIGEMVDGICDYASHIVLYVLLAFVLTRQIGSGQAWAWTLAAGASHIVQSNHVEVQRRFYQYWTYAVPWLNNAKDNNAGLFGEKTLFSRLFEPIARGYLFLAAGMTPHARQIDEAVRQALAADDKARLEAIRAEVAREQKPLLDFLKLLGPNPRAIVLGLGMIAGSPVYYFFYQVVVLNLLLLISVQLHNRAATRTASRV, from the coding sequence GTGAACGCGGGAAATCGGACCGGGGCGATCGAACGCCCCAAGCGTCCGCGGGAATTGCAGGATGGACTGAACTACCATCTCTACCATCCGCTGGCATGGCGGCTGGCGCGGCTTCTTGCGCATACGCCGCTCACGCCGAACATGGTCTCGGTCTTCGGTGGCTTGCTCGTCGTGGCGGCGGGCGTGGTCTATTTCAACATGGATTCGACCGGCGGCACATGGGCATTGGGCTGGCCGATGGGGGCAATGCTGGGCATGGCCCTGCACATGAGCTGGCACGTGGTCGATGGCGCCGACGGCGATCTGGCGCGGATCACCGGCAGGACCAGCCCGATCGGCGAGATGGTCGACGGCATCTGCGATTATGCCAGCCACATCGTGCTCTACGTGCTGCTCGCCTTCGTGCTGACGCGGCAGATCGGGTCGGGGCAGGCCTGGGCATGGACCTTGGCGGCTGGCGCCAGCCATATCGTGCAGTCCAACCATGTCGAGGTGCAGCGCCGGTTCTACCAGTACTGGACCTATGCCGTGCCCTGGCTCAACAACGCCAAGGACAACAACGCCGGCCTGTTCGGAGAAAAGACGCTGTTTTCCCGCCTGTTTGAACCGATCGCGCGCGGATACCTGTTCCTCGCCGCCGGGATGACGCCGCATGCCCGACAGATCGACGAAGCAGTGCGCCAGGCGCTGGCGGCGGACGACAAGGCGCGGCTCGAGGCCATCCGTGCCGAAGTGGCGCGCGAGCAGAAGCCACTGCTCGATTTCCTTAAGCTGCTCGGGCCGAATCCGCGCGCCATCGTGCTGGGGCTGGGGATGATTGCCGGCAGCCCGGTCTATTACTTCTTCTATCAGGTGGTGGTGCTCAACCTGCTGCTGCTGATCTCGGTGCAGTTGCACAACCGCGCGGCCACGCGCACCGCGTCGAGGGTCTGA
- a CDS encoding lipopolysaccharide biosynthesis protein — translation MTADRGSQTVIARGAGSNALSFVIRFAARASFLYVGARLYGAANYGVFTMASAMVELAVPIASLGLKRMIFPWLEETTPDTAPRSATHVLLDALLLAAIAGIAVSMLLVLGAQALPDGLVSESLRLALALIAPAVLGQITGDVALAATRWTHKMRYEVIARGLVEPYVLTAVAFGAWYLGFEQTGMIIGYWAGSIALALFSVWSARHCLGPLGLRRWRPHPAELLRRARALAPASGSDFLTTLAQRIDLYLVGFLLGDAAVGVYGVLRQLRTPILQVRQAFDGILTPLTARTMMTDGDIATGKATAAATRVILTIQLGVVLLMAATGEALLDLFGAHYAGGYAALLAMVLAETVNGAFGVSELILYYRRPALALQVNLILIVIAGFAIPLLTPAYGILGAALAMLLAALVASFMRRHWLSGLGVRPHPFHAAIPVLAAGAAVLLGMWLGGLAKGTALMGAHPLVTKAVSPLIALLFYAGFVMIWRKAQPGVLSLNRYRVS, via the coding sequence ATGACGGCAGACCGGGGCTCACAGACAGTAATCGCGCGCGGCGCGGGATCGAACGCCCTGAGCTTCGTGATCCGCTTCGCCGCGCGCGCCTCGTTCCTCTATGTCGGCGCGCGGCTCTATGGCGCGGCCAACTACGGCGTGTTCACAATGGCCAGCGCCATGGTCGAACTGGCCGTGCCGATCGCCAGCCTCGGGCTGAAGCGCATGATCTTCCCCTGGTTGGAAGAAACGACGCCAGACACTGCCCCGCGAAGCGCCACCCATGTCCTGCTCGATGCGCTGCTGCTGGCCGCGATTGCCGGAATCGCAGTCTCGATGCTGCTGGTTCTTGGCGCACAGGCGCTGCCGGATGGCCTAGTGTCCGAAAGCCTGCGCCTCGCGCTTGCCCTGATCGCGCCCGCCGTGCTCGGCCAGATCACCGGCGATGTCGCGCTCGCCGCCACCCGCTGGACCCACAAGATGCGCTACGAGGTCATCGCGCGCGGCCTTGTCGAACCTTATGTACTGACCGCCGTGGCCTTCGGCGCGTGGTATCTGGGCTTTGAACAGACTGGCATGATCATCGGCTACTGGGCCGGGTCCATCGCGCTGGCCCTGTTCTCGGTGTGGAGCGCGCGGCATTGCCTCGGTCCGCTTGGCCTGCGGCGCTGGCGTCCGCACCCGGCCGAACTGCTCCGCCGCGCCCGCGCCCTGGCGCCGGCCAGCGGCAGCGACTTCCTGACCACTCTGGCCCAGCGCATCGATCTCTATCTCGTCGGCTTCCTGCTCGGCGATGCTGCGGTGGGCGTCTATGGCGTGCTGCGCCAGCTGCGCACGCCGATCCTGCAGGTTCGCCAGGCTTTCGACGGCATCCTCACCCCGCTCACGGCGCGCACCATGATGACCGATGGCGACATCGCCACCGGCAAGGCCACGGCGGCGGCAACGCGCGTGATCCTGACCATCCAGCTCGGCGTCGTCCTGCTGATGGCGGCAACCGGCGAAGCCCTGCTCGACCTGTTCGGGGCGCATTATGCCGGCGGCTATGCCGCGCTGCTGGCGATGGTGCTGGCCGAAACGGTCAATGGCGCATTCGGGGTGTCCGAACTGATCCTCTACTACCGCCGACCTGCGCTTGCCCTGCAGGTCAACCTGATCCTGATCGTGATCGCGGGATTCGCCATCCCGCTGCTGACTCCGGCATACGGCATTCTCGGCGCGGCGCTGGCCATGCTGCTGGCGGCGCTGGTGGCGTCCTTCATGCGGCGGCACTGGCTTTCGGGCCTCGGCGTGCGCCCGCATCCGTTCCATGCCGCAATCCCCGTGCTCGCAGCCGGGGCGGCCGTGCTGCTCGGCATGTGGCTCGGCGGTCTTGCCAAGGGTACGGCGCTGATGGGCGCGCATCCGTTGGTGACCAAGGCAGTTTCGCCGCTGATCGCGCTGCTGTTCTACGCCGGCTTCGTGATGATCTGGCGCAAGGCGCAGCCGGGCGTGCTCTCGCTCAACCGTTACCGCGTCAGCTGA
- a CDS encoding MFS transporter yields the protein MALLFAVMLVTAAGNTAMQSVMPSIGTQLGIADVWVSLAYSWSALLWVIMAPFWARRSDRRGRKAMMALGVVGFISSFALCGAILHFGLDGWFSAGLTMILFAVARSLYGGFGSAAPPAVQAYVASRTGRADRTKALSLVASSFGLGTVLGPALAPLLILPGLGLVGPFAMFALFGVIVLVLLRTQLPDDDPRFAARGEVMSAPFSASSNPRMVEDHPDGSPDELPEAEPRHQGSDRLRWTDRRLRPWLAAGLIGGHAQAMVLGVIGFLLLDRLGLRGDPDAGAGPVGLVLMCGAVATLLAQWGLIPMLGLGPRTSTLWGMSLAAAGIIPVAMGRDLHTIAVGFAIASMGFGLFRPGFTSGASLAVSPAEQGQSAGIVASVNGAAYIAAPAIGVWLYNHSQWLAWGVMEVLSAGWSCCASLP from the coding sequence ATGGCCCTGCTGTTTGCGGTCATGCTGGTCACGGCGGCGGGCAATACCGCGATGCAATCGGTCATGCCCTCGATCGGCACGCAGCTTGGCATTGCCGACGTGTGGGTGAGCCTCGCCTATTCATGGTCGGCGCTGCTGTGGGTGATCATGGCCCCCTTCTGGGCGCGCCGGTCCGACCGTCGCGGGCGCAAGGCGATGATGGCACTGGGAGTCGTCGGCTTCATCTCCTCATTCGCCCTGTGCGGAGCGATCCTCCACTTCGGCCTCGATGGTTGGTTCAGCGCAGGGTTGACGATGATCCTCTTTGCCGTTGCCCGCTCGCTCTATGGCGGCTTCGGTTCCGCAGCCCCGCCCGCCGTGCAGGCCTATGTCGCCAGCCGCACCGGCCGCGCCGACCGGACCAAGGCGCTGTCGCTGGTCGCATCGAGCTTTGGTCTGGGCACGGTCCTCGGCCCCGCGCTTGCTCCGCTGCTGATCCTGCCCGGCCTGGGACTGGTTGGCCCCTTCGCGATGTTCGCCCTGTTCGGGGTGATCGTGCTGGTCCTGCTGCGCACGCAGTTGCCCGATGATGATCCCCGCTTTGCCGCGCGCGGCGAGGTGATGTCGGCGCCATTCAGCGCCTCGTCCAATCCGCGCATGGTCGAGGATCATCCCGATGGCAGTCCCGACGAACTGCCCGAAGCGGAACCCCGGCACCAGGGAAGCGACCGTCTGCGCTGGACCGACCGCCGCCTGCGCCCTTGGCTGGCAGCAGGGCTGATCGGGGGTCACGCGCAGGCGATGGTCCTCGGCGTGATCGGCTTCCTGCTGCTCGACCGGCTCGGCCTGCGCGGCGATCCCGATGCGGGCGCAGGGCCGGTCGGCCTCGTGCTGATGTGCGGCGCAGTGGCGACCTTGCTGGCGCAATGGGGGCTGATCCCGATGCTTGGACTCGGACCCAGAACCTCGACGCTGTGGGGAATGAGCCTGGCCGCTGCAGGCATCATACCAGTCGCCATGGGCCGTGACCTGCACACCATTGCCGTCGGCTTTGCCATCGCCTCGATGGGTTTCGGCCTGTTCCGCCCCGGCTTCACCTCGGGTGCCAGTCTTGCCGTTTCGCCAGCCGAACAGGGCCAGTCCGCCGGTATCGTCGCTTCGGTGAATGGCGCGGCCTATATCGCAGCCCCGGCCATTGGCGTCTGGCTCTACAATCACTCGCAGTGGCTGGCATGGGGCGTGATGGAGGTGCTTTCGGCGGGGTGGTCCTGCTGTGCCTCGTTGCCATGA
- a CDS encoding class I SAM-dependent methyltransferase, which yields MTSTQVAREPLLQRAKRKVVRLAGPAGIFFKGFLKHPAMVGAIVPSSNRTIERVLSVVDWEECRLFVEYGPGVGTFCRPVLEKLRRDGRLIVIDTNPDFIAYLQKTIGDSRFIAVHGSAADVEDIVKAHGFDHADYVLSGLPFSNLPEGVGPAIMGATHRVLRPGGAFLVYQYTARARDLMGQFFRRIDKGFEPVNIPPCVISWGWKE from the coding sequence ATGACTTCGACCCAGGTGGCGCGTGAGCCTCTTCTTCAGCGGGCAAAACGCAAGGTGGTACGCTTGGCTGGGCCGGCCGGGATCTTCTTCAAGGGCTTTCTCAAGCACCCCGCCATGGTTGGCGCAATCGTCCCGTCGTCGAACCGCACGATCGAGCGCGTGCTCTCGGTGGTCGATTGGGAAGAATGCCGCCTGTTCGTGGAATACGGCCCGGGTGTCGGGACGTTCTGCCGCCCGGTGCTCGAAAAGCTGCGCCGCGATGGCCGCCTGATCGTGATCGACACCAACCCCGATTTCATCGCCTATCTGCAGAAGACGATCGGCGACAGCCGCTTCATCGCCGTTCACGGTTCAGCCGCCGACGTGGAGGACATCGTCAAGGCGCATGGCTTTGACCACGCCGACTATGTGCTTTCGGGCCTGCCGTTCTCGAACCTGCCCGAAGGCGTCGGCCCGGCGATCATGGGGGCAACGCATCGCGTGCTGCGCCCCGGTGGCGCGTTCCTGGTTTATCAGTACACCGCCCGCGCGCGCGATCTGATGGGTCAGTTCTTCCGCCGCATCGACAAGGGTTTCGAGCCGGTCAACATCCCGCCCTGCGTGATCAGCTGGGGCTGGAAGGAATAA
- a CDS encoding glycerophosphoryl diester phosphodiesterase membrane domain-containing protein, translating into MTPRPDSKLDSSLAWKTATRLVATNRDVLMAIAGVFFLLPGLAFSIFVPEPQMAPGTPPGRMMEIMADAWTSSLPLLIIVTLLQMAGTVTVLIVMTDPERPTVAQAIARGFRALGPYVLAQIIVGGALGMAFLVLVSAAALTGVQAIGAVVILAAFVAMVWCSLRMALVAPVLAIEGERNPIQALRRSWTLTQGNSGRLLAFLVLLGLLFAVVYGLAMMLVGVVLVLTTGGELQRVLTAAVSSAITSGALIYFIAVLAAVYRQLGGRQPSEIRSIFD; encoded by the coding sequence ATGACGCCCCGCCCTGACAGCAAACTCGACAGCAGCCTTGCCTGGAAGACCGCCACGCGCCTTGTTGCGACCAACCGCGATGTCTTGATGGCAATCGCCGGCGTGTTCTTCCTGCTGCCCGGACTTGCTTTCTCGATCTTCGTGCCCGAACCGCAGATGGCCCCGGGCACGCCGCCGGGCCGGATGATGGAGATCATGGCCGATGCCTGGACGTCGTCGCTGCCCTTGCTGATCATCGTCACGCTGCTGCAGATGGCCGGGACGGTCACCGTGCTGATCGTCATGACCGATCCCGAAAGACCGACAGTGGCCCAGGCCATCGCGCGCGGTTTCCGCGCCCTGGGGCCTTACGTGCTGGCGCAGATCATCGTCGGCGGCGCGCTTGGCATGGCGTTCCTCGTGCTGGTGAGCGCGGCCGCGCTGACCGGCGTTCAGGCCATCGGCGCAGTCGTCATCCTTGCCGCGTTCGTGGCCATGGTCTGGTGCAGCCTGCGCATGGCGCTTGTCGCGCCAGTCCTTGCCATCGAGGGCGAGCGCAATCCGATCCAGGCGCTGCGCCGCTCGTGGACGCTGACCCAGGGCAATTCGGGACGCCTGCTGGCCTTCCTCGTGCTTCTCGGCCTGCTCTTCGCGGTGGTCTATGGCCTGGCCATGATGCTGGTCGGCGTCGTCCTGGTGCTGACAACCGGGGGCGAGTTGCAGCGCGTGCTGACGGCTGCGGTATCAAGCGCCATAACCTCGGGTGCGCTGATCTATTTCATCGCGGTGCTGGCGGCGGTCTACCGCCAGCTTGGCGGACGGCAGCCCTCGGAAATCCGCTCGATCTTCGATTGA
- the lipB gene encoding lipoyl(octanoyl) transferase LipB, with the protein MARNETIEIRRESAQVPYRAALDEMALRNAAIAEGTAQELIWLLEHPPVYTAGTSAAPDELLDPRFEVVEAGRGGRYTYHGPGQRVGYVLLDLRKRARDVRGFVHALEGWVIETLADFGVESWRAEGRVGIWTRGADGREAKIGAIGVRIRRWVTMHGFSVNLSPDLSHFGGIVPCGIEEFGVTSLAALGKEVTPEAWDEALLSHLDRFLERLDTPCPPSAA; encoded by the coding sequence ATGGCCCGAAATGAGACTATCGAAATCCGGCGTGAAAGCGCGCAAGTGCCCTATCGCGCGGCGCTGGACGAAATGGCCCTGCGCAATGCCGCGATTGCCGAAGGGACCGCACAGGAACTGATCTGGCTGCTCGAACATCCGCCGGTCTATACGGCCGGCACCAGCGCCGCGCCCGACGAACTGCTCGATCCGCGTTTCGAGGTGGTCGAGGCCGGGCGGGGCGGGCGCTACACCTATCACGGTCCGGGGCAGCGCGTCGGCTATGTCCTGCTCGACCTGCGCAAGCGGGCGCGGGACGTGCGCGGTTTTGTCCATGCGCTCGAAGGCTGGGTGATCGAGACACTGGCCGACTTCGGCGTCGAATCGTGGCGGGCCGAAGGGCGCGTCGGCATCTGGACGCGCGGAGCGGACGGGCGCGAGGCCAAGATCGGCGCGATCGGCGTGCGCATCCGTCGCTGGGTGACGATGCACGGCTTTTCGGTCAATCTCTCGCCCGATCTCTCGCACTTTGGCGGGATCGTGCCCTGCGGCATCGAGGAATTCGGCGTGACCAGTCTTGCCGCGCTGGGCAAGGAGGTTACACCGGAAGCGTGGGACGAGGCGCTGCTCTCGCACCTCGACCGTTTTCTCGAACGTCTGGATACGCCGTGCCCGCCATCAGCCGCCTGA